In Tripterygium wilfordii isolate XIE 37 chromosome 23, ASM1340144v1, whole genome shotgun sequence, one genomic interval encodes:
- the LOC119992701 gene encoding aspartic proteinase CDR1-like, with the protein MGGTNAVPSVIFVSQAQEVLFPSILGSICQSPRVQYFLVMAMVSANTIYSFLFFITLARHALPTITKPRRFVTKLVHRDNVLSPYYNPIDSAKQDIESSITRFAYLSAIESGTHDKHTTPTAADRGLFYVEFSIGQPPFSQLAVMDTGSSLIWVNCLTCDLCSQEENHQIFDPSKSSTYTPMPCKPYHCPSCSWENKCMFKIRYVRGIGLKGILSKEQLTCSTSDGDTNIISNVTIGCAESNRLDIDQDNRGVFGLAMDETRWPTSLVTQMGSKFSYCIGNMNDPNYAYNRLIIGDGAVMEGYSTPLEVYKAHYYVKMVGISLGEKDLDINPNVFRKTPDEDNGVVIDSGSAYTWLAGKVYDELRFEVQSLLETQLQEYRYVARPWQLCYIGSVSRDLAGFPVVTFRFADGADLGLDVGSLFSQVSRDVFCMAVGPSYVNGNSRQKLSVIGMMAQQQYNVGFDLNSKMLFFQRIECELLDD; encoded by the exons atgGGAGGAACTAATGCTGTTCCCAGTGTGATATTTGTTTCTCAGGCCCAAGAAG TACTGTTTCCAAGCATTCTTGGCTCAATCTGTCAATCTCCAAGAGTTCAATACTTTCTTGTCATGGCAATGGTGTCTGCAAATACTATCTACTCATTCCTGTTCTTTATAACTCTAGCAAGACATGCTCTACCTACAATCACCAAACCCAGAAGATTTGTGACAAAACTCGTTCATCGAGACAACGTATTATCACCTTACTACAACCCCATTGACAGTGCCAAGCAAGATATCGAGAGTTCCATCACTCGCTTCGCCTATTTATCTGCAATAGAATCAGGCACACATGATAAACATACCACTCCAACTGCAGCAGATAGAGGCTTGTTCTACGTAGAATTCTCCATCGGACAACCGCCATTTTCCCAACTCGCAGTCATGGACACTGGGAGTAGCCTCATATGGGTTAATTGCCTAACATGCGATCTTTGCTCCCAAGAGGAGAACCACCAGATCTTCGACCCTTCCAAGTCGTCCACGTATACCCCAATGCCATGTAAACCTTATCATTGCCCTTCCTGCAGCTGGGAAAACAAGTGCATGTTCAAAATCAGATATGTTCGCGGCATTGGATTAAAAGGAATCCTCTCAAAGGAACAGCTGACTTGCAGTACATCAGATGGAGATACTAATATTATCTCCAATGTGACTATTGGATGTGCAGAGAGTAACAGGCTTGACATTGACCAAGACAACAGAGGAGTGTTTGGACTTGCCATGGATGAAACCAGATGGCCAACATCTTTGGTAACACAAATGGGCTCAAAATTCTCCTACTGTATTGGAAATATGAATGACCCGAATTATGCTTACAACCGGTTAATTATAGGGGATGGAGCAGTGATGGAAGGGTATTCGACTCCATTGGAGGTTTACAAAGCTCATTACTACGTTAAAATGGTAGGAATCAGTTTAGGCGAAAAAGATCTAGATATAAACCCAAATGTATTTAGAAAAACACCAGATGAAGACAATGGAGTTGTCATCGACTCTGGGTCCGCGTATACATGGCTTGCAGGAAAAGTCTATGATGAGCTAAGGTTTGAAGTTCAGAGTCTCTTAGAGACACAGTTGCAAGAATATAGGTACGTTGCAAGGCCTTGGCAACTATGCTACATTGGGAGTGTGAGCCGAGATCTCGCTGGGTTTCCAGTGGTGACATTCCGTTTTGCCGATGGTGCTGATTTGGGGTTGGATGTGGGCAGCTTGTTCTCGCAGGTATCACGGGATGTGTTTTGCATGGCTgttggaccaagttatgtgaacGGAAACAGTCGCCAAAAGCTGTCAGTGATTGGGATGATGGCTCAACAACAGTATAATGTGGGATTCGACCTCAATTCTAAAATGTTGTTCTTTCAGAGAATTGAATGTGAACTTCTTGATGATTGA
- the LOC119993635 gene encoding signal recognition particle receptor subunit alpha homolog, which translates to MLEELLIFTRGGLILWTCNQLGNALRGSPIDALIRTCLLEERSGASSYNYDTQGGAYTLKWTFHNELGLVFVAVYQRILQLLYVDDLLAMVKSEFAEIYDPKRTVFNDFDETFRQLRKEAEARAEELRKSKQFSKPLNGGKKQGQTSRVGYEGANKKKKGGGAPQKDGGDGDDWKGRKFENGHSNRNNVEIEESQSTSAVVNGKENASSNVEAFNVGELKRRIKGGKKTDTVVNKGLSKVDPKKKIEKKNRVWDDKPPEKKLDFTDPAEENGDNIEVAGVEHGESMMDKEEMLSSDGESEEEDDADAGKNSKPEAKKKGWFSSVFQSIAGKANLDKADLEPALKALKDSLMTKNVAEEIAEKLCESVSASLEGKKLSSFTRISSIAKDAMEEALIRILTPKRSIDIMRDVHAAKEQRKPYVVVFVGVNGVGKSTNLAKVAYWLLQHKVNVMMAACDTFRSGAVEQLRTHARRLQIPIFEKGYEKDPAVVAKEAIQEAQRNGSDVVLVDTAGRMQDNEPLMRALSKLINMNNPDLVLFVGEALVGNDAVDQLSKFNQKLADLSASPNPRLIDGILLTKFDTIDDKVGAALSMVYVSGAPVMFVGCGQSYTDLKKLNVKSIVKTLLQ; encoded by the exons ATGTTAGAGGAGTTACTGATTTTTACCAGGGGAGGATTAATTCTCTGGACATGTAATCAGCTTGGGAATGCTCTTAGAGGATcaccaattgatgctttgatcAGGACCTGTCTTTTGGAGGAGCGATCTGGTGCATCTTCATACAACTATGATACCCAAGGTGGTGCTTATACCCTTAAATGGACTTTCCATAATGAGCTTGGCCTTGTTTTTGTTGCTGTGTATCAGCGGATTCTCCAGTTATTGTATGTGGATGATCTGCTTGCCATGGTGAAGAGTGAGTTCGCGGAGATATATGATCCAAAACGAACTGTCTTCaatgactttgatgaaacatttAGGCAGCTTAGGAAGGAAGCGGAAGCCCGGGCTGaggaattaaggaaatcaaagcAGTTCAGTAAGCCTCTAAATGGTGGTAAGAAGCAAGGACAGACATCAAGGGTCGGTTATGAAGGtgcaaataagaagaagaaaggggGAGGTGCTCCGCAAAAGGATGGTGGGGATGGTGATGATTGGAAAGGCCGgaagtttgaaaatggacaCTCCAACAGAAACAATGTTGAGATCGAAGAATCTCAATCCACTAGTGCTGTTGTAAATGGTAAGGAAAATGCAAGTTCCAATGTTGAAGCTTTCAATGTAGGTGAACTTAAGCGTAGAATTAAAGGTGGTAAGAAAACTGATACTGTTGTTAACAAGGGTCTTTCGAAAGTGGACCCAAAGAAAAAGATAGAAAAGAAGAATAGAGTTTGGGATGATAAGCCTCCAGAAAAGAAATTGGATTTTACTGATCCAGCGGAAGAGAATGGGGACAATATAGAGGTTGCAGGAGTTGAACATGGTGAAAGTATGATGGACAAAGAAGAGATGTTAAGCAGTGATGGTGAgtctgaagaagaagatgatgctGACGCGGGGAAGAACAGCAAGCCTGAGGCTAAGAAGAAAGGATGGTTTTCGTCTGTGTTTCAGAG CATTGCTGGAAAGGCAAATTTGGACAAGGCAGACCTTGAGCCTGCTTTGAAAGCTCTTAAAGATAGTCTCATGACCAAGAATGTG GCTGAGGAGATAGCCGAGAAGCTTTGTGAATCAGTTTCTGCTAGTCTTGAAGGTAAAAAGCTGTCTTCATTCACAAGGATATCTTCAATAGCTAAG GATGCAATGGAAGAAGCACTTATCCGAATATTGACCCCTAAGCGTTCTATCGACATCATGAGAGATGTGCATGCTGCCAAAGAACAGAGGAAACCGTATGTTGTTGTCTTTGTTGGTGTCAATGGGGTTGGAAAATCTACCAATCTTGCCAAG GTTGCATACTGGCTTCTGCAGCATAAGGTCAATGTCATGATGGCTGCTTGTGATACATTCAGATCAGGTGCTGTAGAGCAGCTGCGAACCCATGCACGTAGACTGCAG ATCCCTATATTTGAGAAAGGCTATGAGAAAGATCCTGCTGTTGTTGCAAAGGAAGCAATTCAGGAGGCTCAACGCAATGGATCTGATGTAGTTCTTGTTGATACTGCTGGCCGAATGCAG GATAATGAACCTTTGATGAGAGCACTGTCAAAACTTATTAACATGAACAATCCAGATCTGGTTTTGTTTGTTGGTGAGGCACTAGTTGGAAATGATGCAGTTGATCAACTATCAAAGTTCAATCAG AAATTGGCTGACCTTTCTGCTTCACCTAATCCCAGATTGATTGATGGAATCTTGCTCACTAAATTTGATACAATTGATGATAAG GTGGGAGCTGCGCTCTCGATGGTTTATGTATCTGGAGCACCGGTCATGTTTGTTGGTTGTGGGCAGTCATATACCGACCTGAAGAAGCTGAATGTGAAGTCCATTGTGAAGACCTTACTGCAATGA
- the LOC119992856 gene encoding uncharacterized protein LOC119992856 yields MKKLKGVGVAPRTTSPPPHGFYDDRISFKHQSLLQDYEELFKETEVKKKKLERTKQRRLTLLGEVRFLRLRYMHLMQNQYQKSVPEQQFPESSEIKSRDIAKKSSWNGKKYALPPPVPPFVLNKKGKTYVERQTTLKKPASSFDVSQKQKIYGATEDALQDSRSILDLNERGRIQSGEEATVRNGTPVFDLNQILIDEEELKGNRESLRTEEPKKSSIRAGSDEQYNDVMLSACRNIGNVPSKSGKRKISWQDQLALRV; encoded by the exons ATGAAGAAGCTGAAAGGGGTGGGTGTGGCTCCTAGAACTACGTCTCCTCCTCCGCATGGCTTTTATGATGACAGAATCAGTTTCAAACATCAAAGCCTCTTGCAAGACTACGAGGAGCTATTCAaa GAAACAGAggtcaagaagaagaagttggagAGGACAAAACAGAGAAGACTGACCCTCTTGGGTGAAGTCCG ATTTTTGAGGCTGCGTTACATGCACTTAATGCAAAACCAGTATCAAAAATCCGTGCCTGAACAACAATTCCCAGAGAGTTCTGAAATTAAAAGTAGAGACATTGCAAAAAAAAGTAGTTGGAATGGAAAGAAATATGCTTTACCACCTCCAGTTCCACCTTTCGTTTTGAACAAGAAGGGAAAGACTTACGTTGAAAGACAAACCACTTTGAAAAAACCTGCTTCAAGTTTTGACGTAAGCCAGAAGCAAAAGATTTATGGTGCAACAGAAGATGCTCTACAGGATTCCAGATCAATTCTTGACTTGAATGAAAGGGGAAGAATTCAGAGTGGAGAGGAAGCTACTGTCCGAAATGGAACCCCGGTTTTTGATTTAAACCAGATTTTG ATAGACGAGGAAGAATTGAAGGGTAATCGTGAGTCATTGAGAACGGAGGAGCCAAAGAAAAGTTCAATTAGAGCCGGAAGTGATGAGCAATACAATGATGTGATGTTATCAGCCTGTAGAAATATTGGCAATGTGCCAAGCAAGTCGGGGAAGAGGAAGATCTCATGGCAAGACCAGCTAGCGTTGAGGGTTTGA
- the LOC119992702 gene encoding shikimate O-hydroxycinnamoyltransferase-like, with translation MEIQVMESTIVRPAQDTPKTTLWCSNLDAVAPRSHVSTVYFYRPNDNGCSNFFDTGVLKESLSKVLVPFHPVAGRLGFDQNGRIQVECNGEGVLFIEAPASCDMDDVLDFINTPTSQVKLLVPSVDYSKEDISSYPLLLLQVTSFKCGGACLGVGFHHILVDGSSALHFISTWSHMTRGLPLTLEPIFDHKSLRARVPPTPSFDHLEYKYSPSLSTPQQNQELHSSPLDISIATLQIAPQQLNALKANVEGNFTTYEVLAAHIWRCMCKARDLPDNMMTSLYIPADGRSRLNPPLPRGYFGNAILKARLPVLAGEVKSEPLIQTVERVHIAIKRMDDDYARSVVDYLELQPDINLMRVPAAFKYPNLHVASWTKLPIYDADFGWGRPIYMGRATINIQGVAYILPSPVNDGSLALIIGLESDRIQLFEKYFYEPQTV, from the exons ATGGAGATTCAAGTGATGGAGTCGACAATTGTACGTCCTGCACAAGATACACCAAAAACGACCCTGTGGTGCTCGAACTTGGACGCTGTGGCTCCAAGGTCGCATGTCTCCACCGTCTACTTTTACAGGCCCAATGATAATGGTTGTTCGAATTTCTTCGACACTGGTGTGCTTAAGGAGTCTCTGAGTAAGGTCCTGGTGCCCTTCCATCCGGTCGCAGGGAGACTTGGATTTGACCAAAATGGGAGGATTCAAGTGGAATGCAATGGTGAGGGAGTTTTGTTCATTGAAGCCCCAGCAAGTTGTGATATGGATGATGTTCTCGACTTCATTAATACTCCTACTTCACAAGTTAAGCTGCTTGTTCCTTCTGTTGACTATTCAAAGGAGGACATCTCTTCatatcctcttcttctcttacAG GTGACATCTTTCAAATGTGGAGGAGCGTGCCTTGGAGTTGGGTTCCACCATATTTTAGTTGATGGCTCTTCGGCTCTCCATTTCATCAGCACATGGTCCCACATGACACGTGGCTTACCCCTCACCCTTGAACCTATATTTGACCACAAGTCGCTCCGTGCTCGGGTCCCACCCACGCCTTCGTTTGACCATCTTGAATATAAATATTCTCCTTCCTTGTCTACCCCCCAACAAAACCAAGAATTACATTCAAGTCCCCTAGACATCTCCATAGCTACCCTGCAAATCGCACCTCAACAACTGAACGCCCTGAAAGCCAATGTGGAAGGAAATTTCACTACCTACGAAGTCCTGGCAGCCCACATTTGGCGTTGCATGTGCAAAGCACGTGACCTTCCTGATAATATGATGACAAGCCTATATATTCCTGCAGATGGAAGGTCCAGATTAAATCCACCGCTGCCACGTGGTTACTTCGGGAATGCAATCTTGAAAGCCAGATTGCCAGTCTTGGCTGGGGAGGTCAAATCGGAACCGTTGATTCAAACAGTGGAGAGGGTCCACATAGCAATAAAACGAATGGACGATGATTACGCGAGATCAGTGGTGGACTACCTGGAACTCCAACCGGACATAAACCTTATGCGTGTGCCGGCTGCGTTCAAATACCCAAATCTTCACGTAGCAAGTTGGACCAAGCTACCAATATATGATGCTGATTTTGGGTGGGGCCGGCCCATTTACATGGGCCGAGCAACTATTAACATTCAAGGCGTCGCTTATATTCTGCCCAGCCCAGTCAATGATGGGAGCTTGGCGTTAATAATTGGGTTGGAGAGTGATCGCATTCAACTCTTCGAGAAGTATTTTTATGAACCACAAACcgtttag
- the LOC119993055 gene encoding shikimate O-hydroxycinnamoyltransferase-like → MEIQVMESTIVRPAQDTPKTTLWCSNLDAVAPRSHVSTVYFYRPNTNGCSNFFDTGVLKESLSKVLVPFHPIAGRFGFDQNGRIQVECNGEGVLFIEAQASCDMDDVLDFINTPTSQVKLLVPSVDYSKEDISSYPLLLLQVTSFKCGGVCLGVALHHILVDGSSALHFISTWSHMTRGLPLTLEPIFDHEPLRARVPPTPSFDHLEYEYSPSLSTPQQNKELQSSPLDISIANLQITPQQLNALKANVEGNFSTYEVLAAHIWRCMCKARDLPDNEVTNLYIPTDGRSRLNPPLPRGYFGNAIFKARLPVCAGQIQSEPLIQTVERVHKAIKRMDDDYLRSVLDYLELQPDINLMRPKQVFMYPNLHVTSWAKLPIYDADFGWGRPIFMGRASIFIQGIAYILPSRVNDGSLALIIGLESDRIQLFKKYFYEPQTV, encoded by the exons ATGGAGATTCAAGTGATGGAGTCGACAATTGTACGTCCTGCGCAAGATACACCAAAAACGACCCTGTGGTGTTCGAACCTGGACGCTGTGGCTCCAAGGTCGCATGTCTCCACCGTCTACTTTTACAGGCCCAATACGAATGGTTGTTCGAATTTCTTCGACACTGGTGTGCTTAAGGAGTCTCTGAGTAAGGTCCTGGTGCCTTTCCATCCGATAGCAGGGAGATTTGGATTTGACCAAAATGGGAGGATTCAAGTGGAATGCAATGGTGAGGGAGTTTTGTTCATTGAAGCCCAAGCAAGTTGTGATATGGATGATGTTCTCGACTTCATTAATACTCCTACTTCACAAGTTAAGCTGCTTGTTCCTTCTGTTGACTATTCAAAGGAGGACATCTCTTCatatcctcttcttctcttacAG GTGACGTCTTTCAAATGTGGAGGGGTGTGTCTTGGAGTTGCGTTACACCATATTTTAGTTGATGGCTCTTCAGCTCTCCATTTCATCAGCACATGGTCTCACATGACACGTGGCCTACCCCTCACCCTTGAACCTATATTTGACCACGAGCCGCTCCGTGCTCGGGTTCCACCCACTCCTTCATTTGACCATCTTGAATATGAATATTCTCCTTCCTTGTCTACCCcccaacaaaacaaagaattacAATCAAGTCCCCTAGACATTTCCATAGCTAACCTGCAAATCACACCTCAACAACTCAACGCCCTGAAAGCCAATGTGGAAGGAAATTTCAGTACCTACGAAGTCCTGGCGGCCCATATTTGGCGCTGCATGTGCAAAGCGCGTGACCTTCCTGATAATGAGGTGACAAACCTATATATTCCTACAGATGGACGGTCCAGATTAAATCCACCGCTGCCACGTGGTTACTTCGGAAATGCAATCTTTAAAGCCAGATTGCCAGTCTGTGCTGGGCAGATCCAATCGGAACCGTTGATTCAAACAGTGGAGAGGGTCCACAAAGCAATAAAACGAATGGACGATGATTACTTGAGATCAGTGCTTGACTACCTGGAACTCCAACCGGACATAAACCTTATGCGTCCGAAGCAGGTTTTTATGTACCCAAATCTTCACGTCACAAGTTGGGCCAAGCTGCCAATATATGATGCTGATTTTGGGTGGGGCCGGCCCATTTTCATGGGGCGAGCAAGCATTTTCATTCAAGGCATTGCTTATATTCTGCCTAGCCGAGTCAATGATGGGAGCTTGGCGTTAATAATTGGGTTGGAGAGCGATCGCATTCAACTCTTCAAGAAGTATTTTTATGAACCACAAACCGTTTAG